A genome region from Dickeya chrysanthemi NCPPB 402 includes the following:
- a CDS encoding glycoside hydrolase family 105 protein, protein MTTQAMSAAAGSRQIDALLDKVALAFCRLKAINSVSVTDGAQTRDALTIQFEEWDWEVGVGLYGFWKLAQQRQDHAMLAALEQWYEQKLQAGLPPRQINSTAPMLVLALLCRDNPRPHWLAAVEEWADWLLHSLPKTEDGGFQHTVKERPNTGQLWDDTLFMAGLFLVVSAGVLKRRELLEEAEYQLLTHARYLADATTGLWYHGWTFLGRHHYAGAFWGRGNAWVTLVLPEICSLADSPLSVPVRRTLEAILTQQTRALAVCQHPSGLWHTLLNDPDSPLETSASAGFIAGILTARRLGMLADFPQEVLDKGLAAVVAQIDEQGVVQGVSDGTAMGHDLQFYHDIPNVAVPYGQALVMLMLLAQRHSV, encoded by the coding sequence ATGACAACACAAGCTATGAGCGCAGCCGCCGGCAGCCGGCAGATTGATGCGCTGCTGGACAAGGTGGCGCTGGCGTTCTGCCGCCTGAAGGCCATCAACAGCGTGAGCGTGACCGACGGTGCACAGACCCGCGACGCGCTGACTATCCAGTTTGAAGAGTGGGACTGGGAAGTCGGCGTCGGGTTGTACGGCTTCTGGAAACTGGCGCAACAGCGGCAGGACCACGCCATGCTGGCGGCGCTGGAGCAGTGGTACGAACAAAAATTGCAGGCCGGGCTGCCGCCGCGCCAAATCAACTCCACCGCACCGATGCTGGTGCTGGCGTTGCTGTGTCGCGATAACCCGCGTCCACACTGGCTGGCGGCGGTGGAAGAGTGGGCCGACTGGCTGCTGCATTCGCTGCCGAAAACCGAGGACGGCGGTTTCCAGCACACGGTGAAAGAGCGCCCCAATACCGGGCAACTGTGGGACGACACGTTATTTATGGCCGGGCTGTTCCTGGTGGTCAGCGCCGGGGTGCTCAAACGCCGCGAACTGCTGGAAGAGGCGGAGTACCAGTTGCTGACCCATGCCCGCTACCTGGCGGATGCCACCACCGGGCTGTGGTATCACGGCTGGACGTTCCTGGGCCGCCATCATTACGCCGGTGCCTTCTGGGGGCGCGGTAATGCCTGGGTCACGCTGGTGCTGCCGGAAATTTGCTCTCTGGCGGATTCGCCGCTCTCGGTGCCGGTACGCCGCACATTGGAGGCGATTCTCACCCAGCAGACGCGCGCGCTGGCGGTGTGTCAGCACCCGTCGGGGTTGTGGCACACGCTGCTTAACGATCCGGATTCACCGCTGGAAACGTCCGCCAGCGCCGGCTTCATCGCCGGTATTTTGACGGCGCGTCGGCTCGGTATGCTGGCGGATTTCCCGCAGGAGGTGCTGGATAAAGGGCTGGCGGCGGTAGTGGCGCAAATTGATGAACAGGGTGTGGTGCAGGGCGTGTCGGATGGGACGGCGATGGGGCACGACCTGCAGTTTTATCACGATATCCCCAATGTCGCCGTGCCGTACGGGCAGGCGCTGGTCATGCTGATGCTGCTGGCGCAGCGACATTCTGTTTGA
- a CDS encoding ABC transporter ATP-binding protein → MASLELKNVHKSYGSIQIIKGVDLTIRDGEFMVFVGPSGCGKSTLLRMIAGLEPITDGELWIGDRKVNDLSPAERKIAMVFQSYALYPHLSVRKNLAFGLENLHFPKDEIERRIEEAARMLGLEPYLDRKPRALSGGQQQRVAIGRAIVRDPDLFLFDEPLSNLDAKLRVQTRGELTRLHQKLRTTMIYVTHDQIEAMTMAQRIVVLNGGRIEQVGTPLELFNRPKNKFVAGFIGSPRMNMFRATISSASDDGVEVRCPSGDLLRLPFRGEEGKTVELGIRPSHCQLVKEHDEGVSLCIDRCEMMGHETFIYGRCAGIEDEMIVHLPGHHEFRTGELVFVRFPEGYCHLFDAESGQTLPRLTEQLA, encoded by the coding sequence ATGGCGAGTCTGGAACTGAAAAACGTCCATAAAAGCTATGGGTCGATACAGATTATCAAAGGCGTGGATTTGACCATCCGCGACGGGGAATTCATGGTGTTTGTCGGGCCGTCAGGCTGCGGCAAGTCCACGCTATTACGGATGATCGCCGGCCTGGAGCCCATCACCGACGGCGAGCTGTGGATCGGCGATCGTAAAGTTAACGACCTCAGCCCGGCGGAGCGAAAAATCGCGATGGTGTTTCAGTCTTACGCGCTGTATCCGCATTTGTCGGTGCGTAAAAATCTGGCGTTCGGGCTGGAAAATCTGCATTTCCCGAAAGATGAAATCGAGCGGCGCATTGAGGAGGCCGCCCGCATGTTGGGGCTGGAACCCTATCTGGATCGCAAGCCTCGGGCGTTGTCCGGCGGTCAGCAGCAGCGCGTGGCGATCGGCCGCGCCATCGTACGCGACCCGGACCTGTTCCTGTTCGACGAACCCTTATCCAACCTGGACGCCAAACTGCGGGTGCAAACCCGCGGTGAACTGACCCGCCTGCACCAAAAGTTACGCACCACCATGATTTACGTCACCCACGATCAGATTGAGGCGATGACGATGGCGCAACGTATCGTGGTACTCAACGGCGGCCGCATCGAACAGGTAGGGACGCCGCTAGAGCTGTTCAACCGGCCGAAAAACAAGTTCGTCGCCGGGTTCATCGGTTCGCCGCGCATGAACATGTTTCGCGCCACCATCAGCAGTGCCTCGGACGACGGGGTAGAGGTGCGTTGTCCGTCCGGCGACCTGCTGCGCCTGCCGTTTCGCGGCGAAGAGGGAAAAACGGTGGAGCTGGGTATTCGGCCGTCGCACTGCCAACTGGTGAAAGAGCATGACGAGGGCGTGTCGTTGTGCATCGACCGCTGCGAAATGATGGGGCATGAAACCTTTATCTATGGCCGCTGTGCCGGCATCGAGGATGAGATGATCGTGCATTTGCCGGGGCACCACGAATTCCGTACCGGCGAGCTGGTGTTCGTTCGCTTCCCTGAGGGCTATTGCCACCTGTTTGACGCCGAAAGCGGTCAAACGTTGCCGCGCCTGACTGAACAACTCGCCTGA
- a CDS encoding carbohydrate ABC transporter permease: MNRKSLIQPGASLIDTLVTPVERSVNLLQKFGGRRVMPWFFIAPNMLLFAVFVFIPILLAVCYAFTGGTNILLWDRPYVGLQNFATLLRCEQYTVPSTCEQDLFWTGIYNTASFTFFNVVFTLGVALVTALILNRKIIARGFFRAIFFYPVLLSPVVVGLVWQWFLNRNGLLNLVLSSLGGQPVTFLLEPSLARFWVVFVSVWFHVGFYTLILLAGLQAIPRDIYEAAAVDGTSRWRGFYTLTLPLLAPNILVVVILLTIHSVQIFDEAWVLTNGGGPGTANNFIVQYIYQTAFSSNASLYGLASAASVLMGLVLMILTALQFLLTRRLEGKK; the protein is encoded by the coding sequence ATGAACCGAAAATCGCTGATTCAGCCCGGTGCGTCATTGATCGATACGCTGGTGACGCCGGTGGAAAGATCGGTCAATCTGCTGCAAAAATTCGGCGGTCGCCGGGTAATGCCGTGGTTTTTCATCGCACCGAACATGTTGCTGTTCGCCGTGTTCGTATTCATTCCGATTCTACTGGCAGTGTGCTACGCCTTCACCGGCGGCACCAACATCCTGCTGTGGGACCGGCCGTACGTCGGGTTGCAGAACTTTGCCACCCTGCTGCGCTGCGAGCAGTATACGGTGCCGTCGACCTGCGAGCAGGATCTGTTCTGGACCGGGATCTACAACACCGCCTCCTTCACCTTTTTCAATGTAGTCTTTACGCTCGGCGTCGCGCTGGTGACCGCGCTGATCCTCAACCGTAAGATCATCGCCCGCGGTTTTTTTCGCGCCATCTTCTTTTACCCGGTGCTGCTGTCGCCGGTGGTGGTCGGGCTGGTGTGGCAGTGGTTCCTCAATCGCAACGGGTTGCTGAATCTGGTGTTGTCGTCGCTGGGCGGTCAGCCGGTGACCTTTTTGCTGGAGCCGTCGCTGGCGCGTTTCTGGGTGGTGTTCGTGTCGGTATGGTTCCACGTCGGCTTTTATACCCTGATCCTGCTGGCCGGGTTACAGGCCATTCCGCGCGATATCTATGAGGCGGCGGCGGTGGACGGCACCTCGCGCTGGCGCGGTTTCTATACGCTGACGCTGCCGCTGCTGGCGCCGAATATCCTGGTGGTGGTGATCCTGTTGACCATCCACAGCGTGCAGATTTTCGATGAAGCCTGGGTATTGACCAACGGCGGCGGGCCGGGCACCGCCAACAACTTTATTGTGCAGTACATCTATCAGACCGCGTTTTCGTCCAATGCGTCGCTGTACGGGCTGGCGTCTGCGGCCTCGGTGCTGATGGGGCTGGTGTTGATGATCCTGACGGCGTTGCAGTTTCTGCTCACCCGCCGTCTGGAAGGCAAAAAATAA
- a CDS encoding carbohydrate ABC transporter permease: MMKIITFLTRTRYPGRIHITDILSWVWLVVGTLLVLIPVMWAAMSSLKTPSEINRFPPSFLPEAASTITLPDYPKPLELWQAKQDDGSDKTLAMVRRIGLLAQMVDPKAPQEVIRVPVQNLTPQKTLHLETDNYTTPMSKFHFTTYLKNTVFVTVMATLLTLLLSSMAAFALAKYEFRGRGTVLTLFLSTMMIPLSVVMVPTFLVVIGLRMGDNLWGVIIPTVATPTGVFLLRQYMLTIPDELIEAARIDAASEFRIYWKIILPLTAPALAVLAIFSVIWRWNDFLWPLIVLSSQDNFTLQIGLNAFQGQFSVQWHYILAMTMLSLLPVTAVFVFLQKYITTGIASTGMK, translated from the coding sequence ATGATGAAGATCATCACGTTTCTTACCCGCACCCGTTATCCGGGGCGGATTCACATCACCGACATCCTGAGCTGGGTGTGGCTGGTGGTCGGTACGTTGCTGGTGTTGATTCCGGTGATGTGGGCGGCGATGTCGTCGCTGAAAACGCCGTCGGAAATCAACCGTTTTCCGCCCAGTTTTCTGCCGGAGGCCGCCAGTACCATCACGTTGCCCGACTACCCGAAACCGCTGGAACTGTGGCAGGCGAAGCAGGACGACGGCAGCGACAAGACGCTGGCGATGGTGCGGCGCATTGGTTTGCTGGCGCAAATGGTCGATCCTAAAGCGCCGCAAGAGGTGATACGGGTGCCGGTGCAAAACCTGACGCCGCAGAAAACCCTACATCTGGAAACCGACAACTACACCACGCCGATGTCGAAATTCCACTTCACCACCTACCTGAAGAACACCGTGTTCGTGACGGTGATGGCGACGTTGCTGACGCTGCTGCTCAGTTCGATGGCGGCATTTGCGCTGGCGAAATACGAGTTTCGTGGGCGCGGCACGGTGCTGACGCTGTTTCTGTCTACCATGATGATCCCGCTGTCGGTGGTGATGGTGCCGACCTTTCTGGTGGTGATCGGCCTGCGGATGGGCGACAACTTGTGGGGGGTGATTATCCCGACGGTCGCCACGCCCACCGGGGTATTCTTGCTGCGCCAGTACATGCTGACGATTCCGGATGAGCTGATCGAAGCCGCGCGTATCGATGCCGCCAGCGAGTTCCGCATCTACTGGAAGATCATTCTGCCGCTCACCGCGCCGGCGCTGGCGGTGCTGGCGATCTTCTCGGTGATCTGGCGCTGGAACGATTTCCTGTGGCCGCTGATTGTGTTGTCCAGCCAGGATAACTTCACGCTGCAAATCGGTTTGAATGCGTTTCAGGGGCAGTTCTCGGTACAGTGGCACTATATTTTGGCGATGACCATGTTGTCGCTGCTGCCGGTGACGGCGGTGTTTGTGTTCCTGCAAAAATACATCACCACCGGTATCGCCAGCACAGGAATGAAATAA
- a CDS encoding LacI family DNA-binding transcriptional regulator, protein MTTLKDIAERAGVSISTVSRVLNGTAPISAKVRQQIMAIAVEQGYPLHKMNKTAEAPEPLRHIMLATPRNLMLESDLNLVSLTLINRLKTLCQQRNIQLSPFVGEPDSINEQQLLQALRGGKANGILIVNDDHPTLLNAVAESGVPAVLINGEDPTMRLNTVMPANYYAATAAVRYLIAQGHRRILHLTWPSRQTIRERERGYRSALAEAAIAPDERLVLSLPDFQPLTARDALLDWLVRHPDRLGVTAIFCAADNQAIGVADALSQHGLRVPDDISVMGMDDILPLDMLPLSLTTVRLPFEEMARAALHLLTQQLLPAQALGVAQRIELAGHLVVRESVRGIARR, encoded by the coding sequence ATGACGACGCTTAAGGACATCGCCGAGCGCGCGGGCGTGTCGATCAGTACGGTATCGCGGGTACTGAACGGCACTGCGCCCATCAGCGCCAAAGTACGCCAGCAGATTATGGCGATCGCCGTTGAGCAGGGCTATCCGCTGCATAAGATGAACAAAACGGCCGAGGCCCCGGAGCCGCTGCGGCACATTATGCTGGCGACGCCACGGAATCTGATGCTGGAAAGCGACCTTAATCTGGTGTCGCTGACGCTGATTAACCGGCTGAAAACCCTGTGCCAGCAGCGCAATATCCAGCTCAGTCCGTTTGTCGGCGAGCCGGACAGCATCAACGAACAGCAATTGTTGCAGGCGCTGCGGGGCGGCAAGGCCAACGGCATTCTGATCGTCAATGACGACCATCCTACGTTGCTGAACGCGGTGGCGGAAAGCGGCGTACCGGCGGTATTGATCAACGGCGAAGACCCGACCATGCGGCTTAACACCGTGATGCCGGCCAACTACTATGCGGCGACGGCGGCGGTGCGCTATCTGATAGCACAGGGGCATCGTCGTATCCTGCACCTGACCTGGCCTTCGCGTCAGACCATCCGCGAGCGTGAGCGCGGCTATCGCAGCGCGTTGGCAGAGGCCGCTATCGCACCGGATGAGCGATTGGTTCTGTCACTGCCGGATTTTCAGCCATTGACTGCCCGTGACGCGCTGCTCGACTGGCTGGTGCGCCATCCGGACCGGCTGGGCGTGACCGCCATTTTCTGCGCCGCCGATAATCAGGCTATCGGCGTGGCCGATGCGCTCAGCCAGCACGGTCTGCGGGTGCCGGACGATATCTCGGTAATGGGGATGGACGACATCCTGCCGCTCGATATGTTGCCGCTGTCGCTCACCACGGTGCGTCTGCCGTTCGAAGAGATGGCGCGCGCCGCGCTGCACCTGCTGACTCAACAACTGCTGCCTGCACAGGCCCTTGGCGTCGCTCAGCGTATCGAGCTGGCCGGGCATCTGGTTGTCAGGGAATCGGTGCGGGGGATTGCCAGAAGATAA
- a CDS encoding efflux transporter outer membrane subunit translates to MNVSMISQASYLSRHILTLVTAAIITSLCAGCTLTPEYHRSAMPVATQWPVKEAHTASPVATVSWQELFADPKLRQVVQLALDNNRDLRIAVLNIQKTHAQYQIQRAELVPQVGVSGAEKAQRTPASVSYTGIGGVTRAYSLDVGISAYELDLFGRVRSLKEEARQAYLSTDWSRRATQISLIADVTGNYMSLAADQDLQRLAHETLRSRQEEYDLQKSLTIEGKSSPLPLHQAESELESVRYQTLLADKQVISDRNALELLVGKPLPEDLLPSAYSLTGMTSAKPVSAGLPSDLLQQRPDIVAAEHSLLGANADIGAARAAFFPSISLTTSAGRASNALGELFDAGGRNWNFAPQINLPIFSGGRLMAQLETSNVERDIAVAKYEKTIQTAFREVADALAERSVVDRETDAQQKNVAASQAAFDFVQAQYANGATGYLNVLDAQRTLYAAQQSLIQSRLSQQHSQITLYKALGGGWTPGTLQDSN, encoded by the coding sequence ATGAACGTTTCCATGATCTCCCAAGCGTCATATTTGTCCAGACACATCCTGACGCTAGTGACGGCAGCCATCATCACCTCATTGTGTGCAGGCTGTACGTTGACACCGGAATATCATCGTTCCGCCATGCCTGTAGCGACGCAGTGGCCGGTAAAAGAGGCGCATACTGCGTCGCCCGTTGCGACGGTATCCTGGCAAGAATTATTTGCAGATCCTAAGTTACGGCAGGTCGTGCAACTGGCATTGGATAACAATCGGGATTTGCGGATTGCGGTGTTAAATATCCAGAAAACCCATGCACAGTATCAGATTCAGCGAGCTGAACTGGTGCCGCAAGTAGGCGTTTCGGGCGCGGAGAAAGCGCAACGTACCCCTGCGTCGGTTTCTTACACTGGCATTGGCGGTGTAACCCGAGCCTACAGCCTTGATGTCGGTATCAGCGCGTATGAGTTGGATCTTTTTGGCCGCGTCCGCAGCCTCAAGGAAGAAGCACGGCAGGCCTATTTATCGACCGACTGGTCCCGCCGGGCCACGCAGATTAGCCTGATTGCCGACGTGACAGGAAACTATATGTCTCTTGCTGCGGATCAGGATTTACAACGTCTGGCGCACGAGACATTACGCAGTCGCCAGGAGGAATATGATCTGCAAAAGAGTCTGACCATCGAGGGTAAATCCTCACCACTGCCGTTGCATCAGGCGGAGAGTGAGCTGGAAAGCGTGCGATATCAGACACTCCTGGCCGACAAGCAAGTCATCTCCGATCGCAATGCGCTGGAGTTGCTGGTGGGTAAACCCTTGCCTGAGGATTTGTTACCCTCGGCATACTCGCTCACCGGAATGACGAGCGCAAAGCCCGTTTCTGCCGGATTGCCCTCAGACCTGCTGCAACAAAGGCCGGACATCGTTGCCGCGGAACACAGTTTGCTTGGTGCGAATGCCGATATCGGTGCTGCCCGTGCCGCTTTCTTCCCTAGTATTAGTCTGACCACCTCAGCAGGACGGGCCAGCAACGCACTGGGTGAGTTGTTTGATGCGGGTGGGCGCAACTGGAATTTTGCGCCGCAAATCAACCTGCCGATTTTCAGTGGTGGCCGACTTATGGCGCAGTTAGAGACGTCCAACGTTGAACGCGATATTGCCGTGGCGAAATATGAAAAAACCATCCAAACCGCATTCCGGGAAGTGGCGGATGCGCTGGCTGAACGCAGTGTCGTGGATAGGGAAACCGACGCACAGCAAAAAAATGTGGCGGCTTCTCAGGCGGCGTTCGATTTTGTGCAGGCACAGTATGCCAATGGTGCAACGGGCTATCTGAACGTACTGGATGCGCAGCGCACGCTATACGCCGCTCAGCAATCCCTTATTCAGAGCCGACTTTCACAGCAACACAGCCAGATAACCTTGTATAAGGCGTTGGGTGGGGGATGGACGCCCGGTACCCTGCAGGATTCGAATTAG
- a CDS encoding efflux RND transporter permease subunit, whose product MNKFNLSDWALEHRSLVWYFIIISAVIGFFSYQELGREEDPAFTIKTMVIQAQWPGATAEEMTNQVTDRIEKKLQEIDTLDHTRSQTTAGQTIIFVDLKEDTPSKDVRAVWQRVRNMMADIQGNFPVGIQGPFLNDRFDDVFGNIYAFTSDGISQRQLRDYVNDVQKKVLTIPNVGRVDILGAQDEVIYLEFNPRKSAELGVSRSDVIAALQAQNAVTASGFIEAGSDRIALRVDGGFASEQSLRHINLRINNRFFPLTDVVNITRGYVDPPTSLFRYDGKPAIALAVGIKSGSNLLVFGHALDRIIDHIMHDLPAGVSVSKVSDQPAIVDDAVSGFTRALFEAVVIVLAISFISLGVRAGLVVAISIPLVLAITFLVMYYSGISLQRISLGALIIALGLLVDDAMIATEMMVARLEMGDSLRKAATHVYTSTAFPMLTGTLVTVASFIPVGFNASNAGEFLFTLFVVIAVSLIVSWVVAVLIAPLLGVALLPKTITKKAEHKSRTDHAFSRMLQYCLRHRWLTIGSTCAAFIVSVLCMSLVQHQFFPSSDRPELIVDWNLPQNGSIEETSRQMAQFEREKLQNNPDVDHWSSYIGTGAPRFILSFDIQPSSVSFGQMVIVAKDIKTRDRLQKEYRAYFARTFPGTDAYVKLLDVGPPVGKPVQYRVAGPDIQTVRTEAHKLAAVIGQNPSLTNLAFDWNEPARVVKVNVLQDKARQMGVSSQAIAQALNGLTGGEVVTQVRDDIYLINVLWRGQAKDRGSVDALLDLQLDGNNGRQVPLSSVATFSYQLEQPTIWRRDRAATITLKAGVSGDIQPATIVQALEPNVEVLRQSLPQGYTIETGGAVEESAKAQAPIVKVVPVMLFVIATILMIQLQSFHRLFLVFSVAPLALIGVVAALLLSNAPLGFVAILGVLALVGILIRNSVILVVHIDTLRSEGISPWQAVVQATEHRMRPIMLTAAAATLALIPIAREIFWGPMAYAMMGGIIVGTVLTLLFLPALYVTWFNITREEPTK is encoded by the coding sequence GTGAACAAATTTAACCTTTCGGACTGGGCGCTGGAGCACCGTTCCCTGGTGTGGTATTTCATCATTATTTCTGCGGTGATCGGTTTCTTTTCCTATCAGGAACTGGGAAGAGAAGAAGATCCCGCATTTACCATCAAAACGATGGTCATACAGGCGCAGTGGCCCGGAGCCACTGCGGAAGAAATGACGAATCAGGTGACTGACCGTATTGAAAAAAAACTACAGGAAATCGATACATTAGATCACACCCGCAGCCAGACAACGGCTGGACAAACCATTATTTTCGTCGATCTGAAGGAAGATACGCCGTCAAAGGACGTTCGTGCCGTCTGGCAACGGGTCCGCAATATGATGGCGGATATCCAGGGCAATTTTCCTGTCGGTATACAGGGCCCTTTTTTAAACGACCGCTTCGATGACGTGTTCGGTAATATTTATGCCTTCACCAGCGATGGCATCAGCCAACGCCAGTTGCGTGATTATGTCAACGATGTGCAAAAGAAAGTCCTGACCATCCCCAACGTCGGACGCGTTGATATCCTTGGCGCGCAGGATGAAGTGATTTACCTTGAGTTCAATCCCCGCAAAAGTGCCGAACTGGGCGTAAGCCGCAGTGACGTTATCGCGGCATTGCAGGCTCAGAATGCCGTGACTGCGTCCGGCTTTATTGAAGCGGGATCGGACCGTATTGCATTACGCGTGGATGGAGGCTTCGCCTCCGAGCAAAGCCTGCGACACATCAACTTACGTATTAATAATCGCTTCTTCCCGCTTACCGACGTGGTCAACATTACCCGTGGTTATGTTGATCCACCGACCTCGCTATTTCGTTACGACGGCAAACCCGCCATCGCGCTGGCGGTAGGCATCAAGTCAGGCAGCAATTTGCTAGTGTTCGGCCATGCGCTGGATCGGATTATCGACCATATTATGCACGACCTGCCGGCCGGGGTGTCGGTGTCCAAAGTGTCCGACCAACCCGCGATTGTGGATGACGCCGTGTCCGGCTTTACCCGTGCCTTATTTGAAGCGGTGGTCATTGTGCTGGCGATCAGTTTTATCAGCCTCGGCGTCAGGGCTGGCCTGGTGGTGGCCATTTCCATTCCGCTGGTGCTGGCCATCACTTTCCTGGTGATGTATTACTCCGGCATTTCATTACAACGCATATCCCTGGGTGCACTGATTATCGCGTTAGGACTGTTGGTGGATGATGCGATGATTGCGACAGAAATGATGGTGGCCCGTCTGGAAATGGGGGATAGCCTCAGAAAAGCGGCAACGCATGTCTACACCTCCACCGCTTTTCCGATGTTAACCGGAACGCTGGTCACGGTAGCCAGTTTCATTCCCGTCGGTTTTAATGCCAGTAATGCAGGCGAATTTCTGTTCACGTTGTTTGTGGTGATCGCTGTTTCACTGATCGTGTCCTGGGTTGTCGCGGTACTGATCGCCCCGCTGTTGGGCGTAGCACTGCTGCCGAAGACGATAACAAAGAAAGCCGAGCACAAGAGCCGTACCGACCACGCGTTTTCCCGCATGCTGCAATATTGTTTGCGCCATCGGTGGTTAACCATTGGCAGTACCTGTGCGGCCTTTATCGTTTCCGTTCTGTGTATGTCGCTGGTGCAACATCAGTTTTTCCCCAGTTCTGACCGGCCGGAGCTGATCGTGGACTGGAACCTGCCGCAAAACGGCTCGATCGAGGAAACCAGCCGACAAATGGCGCAATTCGAGCGGGAGAAATTGCAAAATAATCCCGATGTCGATCATTGGTCGAGTTATATCGGCACCGGCGCACCGCGCTTTATTTTATCCTTCGATATTCAGCCTTCTTCGGTGTCGTTCGGCCAGATGGTGATTGTGGCGAAAGACATCAAAACCCGGGACCGTTTGCAAAAAGAGTATCGCGCCTACTTTGCACGCACATTCCCCGGCACGGATGCCTACGTCAAACTGCTGGACGTAGGCCCGCCAGTGGGTAAGCCGGTGCAGTACCGGGTCGCCGGGCCGGACATCCAGACAGTACGTACCGAGGCGCATAAACTGGCCGCTGTTATCGGACAGAACCCCTCATTGACCAACCTGGCGTTCGACTGGAATGAACCTGCCCGAGTGGTCAAGGTAAACGTACTGCAGGATAAGGCCCGTCAGATGGGGGTTTCCTCGCAGGCTATTGCCCAGGCGCTGAATGGTCTGACCGGTGGCGAGGTGGTCACGCAGGTTCGCGACGATATCTATCTGATCAACGTATTGTGGCGAGGTCAGGCAAAAGATCGCGGTTCGGTGGACGCGTTGCTGGATTTGCAGCTCGATGGAAACAATGGTCGGCAGGTCCCACTATCCTCCGTCGCGACGTTCAGTTATCAGCTTGAGCAACCGACTATCTGGCGGCGCGATCGGGCTGCCACCATCACGCTGAAAGCGGGCGTCAGCGGAGATATTCAACCTGCAACCATTGTGCAGGCTCTTGAGCCAAACGTGGAGGTGTTACGACAGAGCCTTCCTCAGGGCTATACGATAGAAACAGGAGGAGCGGTTGAAGAGAGTGCGAAAGCACAGGCACCGATAGTGAAGGTGGTCCCCGTCATGCTTTTTGTCATTGCCACCATTTTGATGATTCAGTTACAAAGTTTTCATCGTCTTTTTTTGGTGTTTTCTGTGGCCCCGTTGGCCTTGATCGGCGTGGTGGCGGCATTGCTGCTGAGTAATGCCCCTCTGGGCTTTGTCGCCATTTTGGGTGTGTTGGCGCTGGTGGGTATTTTAATCCGCAACTCGGTCATTCTGGTCGTGCATATCGACACCTTACGTTCCGAAGGAATATCGCCCTGGCAGGCAGTTGTACAGGCTACCGAACATCGTATGCGGCCGATCATGTTAACCGCCGCCGCCGCCACGCTTGCTCTCATTCCCATCGCGCGCGAGATTTTCTGGGGGCCAATGGCTTATGCCATGATGGGCGGCATTATCGTCGGCACCGTCCTGACGCTGTTATTCCTGCCCGCGCTTTATGTCACCTGGTTCAACATTACACGTGAGGAGCCGACGAAATGA